The sequence below is a genomic window from Salicibibacter cibarius.
GAGACATGTTTGATCCGAAACGGACAGAGGCAATCGAGGCTGTTCTCCCTCCCGAACCGCAAGCTCGTCCTTACCAAATTGTGCACATCCACCAACGAGGATTTTATGATAAAGACGGAACGATCATACGAAAAGCACAGGTGACAACTGTAAAGGAGGACGCAGAAAATGGCTAAACAAGGACAAGATCAATCGTTTCGCCCAATCATCGGCATTGATTTAGGGACGACCAATACCGCGGCGGCCTATGTTCAGAAAGGGCATCCGAAAATGATGGAAATGGCTGATGACCAGTACATGATCCCTTCTGTTGTGCTTAAAGAATCCAATGGGAAAATCGTCGTTGGAGATGAAGCCCGCAGTGCACTCGTTGCGATGCCGGCCCGTACGATTGCCTCCATCAAGCGAAATATGGGAGAGGATGTGGATATTTCTCTCGGCAAAGAAATGTACACCCCCGAAGAGATTTCAGCCTTCATATTAAAAGAAATCAAACGCGTGGCAGATGAGCAGCTTGGCGAAGGCGAAAAAGAAGCGGTCATTACCGTTCCCGCCTATTTCACCGACCAACAACGGCAGGCAACAAAAAAAGCGGGAGAATTAGCGGGTTTTGTCGTCGAACGTATCATTAATGAACCGACGGCTGCTGCTCTTGCTTACGGCGCACAGAACTTGGAAGACGACAATAGTGTGCTCGTTTATGATCTCGGTGGAGGTACGTTTGATGTTTCGATTGTGGAGATGATGAGTGGCATTCTTGAAGTGAAAGCCTCGGCAGGTAACCATCAACTGGGCGGGGAGGATTTTGATTGGCTAATCGTTGATTGGTTGGCGGAAAAAGTAAAAAAAGAACACCAGGTCGATCCGCGCGAAGATGTGCGCGCCAAGGCTCGATTGAAAGAAGAAGCGGAAAGGCTCAAAATCGAACTTTCTTCCAAGGAATCAGTAGAGGTTTCTATTCCGGTCGTCACAGTCAAAGCGGACATGCCTGTCGGTTTGGATACGGTGCTGACACGGGCACAATTTGAAGAAATGATTAAGCCACTGCTCGCGGAAACGAAAGAAAAAATGAACCAAGTCTTAAACGATGCCGGAATGAAAGTGGATGCTATTAATGATGCGTTGCTCGTGGGTGGGTCTACGAAGACCCCTTATGTTCAGCAACTTGTCAGAGACTTTTTAGGCCAAGACCCGCGCCGCGCCGTTGATCCTGATGAAGCTGTCGCTCAAGGCGCGGCTGTACAGGCGGGCATAAAAGCCGGTTCTCTCGGGAGCGGACTTATTGTTACCGATGTGGCTCCTTTTTCAATGGGGATCGCCGTGCTGGATGAACGCCGCGGTCGTGAAAAACCGGGTGCCTTTAAAGCGATTATCCCTCGCAATACAACAATCCCCGTGACACGGACCGAACAATTTACAACATCGTTTAACTTCCAAACAACAGTCTCGATTGAAATCTATCAAGGGGAAGAACGATGGGTGCGAGATAACTATTTTCTTAATGACTTCCTGCTCGAGGGGTTGCCGCCGAACGTTGCCGGTGCGGAAGGGGTTGGCGTCACGTTTCGTTACAATTTAAACGGTATTTTGGAAGTCACTGCCAAAAGTATAACGACCGGGAAAGAAATGACGATTACCGTTGAAGACGCGCTGGATCGAAATTCAGACACGGCATTTCAAGACAGCCTTGCCAAGGTGGAATCCGCTTATGGATCTGACGAGGACGTCGATGACATTTTCGATGAGGAAGAAGAGGGAGGAGCATCTTCCGACCTAAGCAAAGAGGCAGGACAGTACAAATCACAGTTGGTAGAGGAATTGGGAAATCGAGAAGGTGACGTTAAAAAAGAGATTGAACAGACGATCGCGGAGTTGGAAACGGCGCTGTCAAAAGAAGATTCGACGTTGTTGCACGATGCAATCGAGCGGGCAATCGATCTTTCCGTTGATTTAGAACTGTAAGGGGGGATGAGTGTGGCTCAAGCGAAACAGGAAAGTTTGTACAAACGGTTGGGAACAAACGCAAACATTAGCCAACGCCGGATTAAAGAGAAATACATTAATGCTGTAAAACAACACCCGCCTGAGACAGACCCTAACCGTTTTGAAGAAATTCGGGAAGCTTATGAGACGCTAAAAGATCCGGTCAAACGCAAGCAATATGATATCTCCCGAAAATACGGCGGGCAAATCGATAAAATGTTCGAAGAGGCGAGAGACCACTTTCAGAGAGGCAATGAGAAAAAGGCGGAGGAAATGTATGAGCAAATCACAGCCATCAATCCGGGTAACTTGCATGCGCAATCGGATTTGATGCGTATTCTAGTTAATCGGGGGGATGTGCAAGCGGCTCGGCAAATCTTTGATCAAGCCCTTAACAATACTCGGCTAGAGAATTATAATCTTTCCCTCGGGAATCTATATTCCCTTTACGCACGTATTTTAATCGACCATGATCATATGGAAACTGCCTTTGATCTTTTCGAAGAAGGCTGGGAAAAGGCTTTGGATCGAACATCACAGAGGGTCATTGCTGAAGGATTATCGATCCTTTGTGTCATTTTGGAAAAATTTGAACGTGCGATAGAGGTGGCTGAGCAAGCATTGCCCCTAGACGGCGAGGAAACGTTTGATGATTGGCCGGTTTATGCGCAATGGTTGCGTGCCATTGGCAACGCCCATCATTGGTCGCTTCTTGGAAAAGCAAAATCACGCTTTCTGAAGTTCATCGATGTTATTGAGGAGAAGGAAGAGAAAGAAGAGCTGCTGAATAGTGTAATGGATGAGTATGACAAAGCCTTTGATCATCAATACTACCGGGTAGCCGAAGTGTTTTTAGCATTGGCGCAAAGAATCGATCCCGCGAATCCGGATATAAAAGAAGATATCAAAGAGATAAAGAAATTGGTTCACCTCGAAAAGCAGATGGATCGTTTGTCCCGTGATGAAAAGATTTATCCGATGGTCATTATTCATGCAGAGAAGCTCTATAGCAATGTTAATGATGATTTAGACGCTGCAATGACACCTTTGCCACCGATCCCCAAGGATTTTGAAGAAGCCGAAGACTGGTATGCGGCAGGGATTCTAAAATTAAAAAAGCAATACCCTGCCGTGTACAATTATTTTAAGTCCAGATGGGACGAGTTATTTGCCGAAACCACCAAGCATTTTAACCGGGAAAGAAAAAGGGCGCTTAAAAAACTGAAGTTGTGAAAAGCAAGGCTTAGGTTATTTTTCTTAAAAACGGAGGAGTACAATGGCTAATACACACGTTTGGCGGGAGGTCTTGGCGGTATTGGAACGAAACCTTTCAAAGCCGGCTTTTCAAACATGGTTGCAGGGTACGACGTTGGAGATCACGAATCATGTGTGGACGATTATGGCAGCGAATGAGTTTGCGGCAGATTGGTTGGAAGACCGTTACGGGAAAGTGATATCCGAGGCAATCCAGGCTGTACACGGAGAGAAGCCAACAATACAATTCAGTTATGATGAACGGAAAGAGGAAGCGCGGGTGGGCGCTGTCGGCACGAACGAGCGACAAGTCACGGAAGGTCGCCTTCAATATATGGAAGAAGAAATGATGGCTA
It includes:
- a CDS encoding DnaJ domain-containing protein produces the protein MAQAKQESLYKRLGTNANISQRRIKEKYINAVKQHPPETDPNRFEEIREAYETLKDPVKRKQYDISRKYGGQIDKMFEEARDHFQRGNEKKAEEMYEQITAINPGNLHAQSDLMRILVNRGDVQAARQIFDQALNNTRLENYNLSLGNLYSLYARILIDHDHMETAFDLFEEGWEKALDRTSQRVIAEGLSILCVILEKFERAIEVAEQALPLDGEETFDDWPVYAQWLRAIGNAHHWSLLGKAKSRFLKFIDVIEEKEEKEELLNSVMDEYDKAFDHQYYRVAEVFLALAQRIDPANPDIKEDIKEIKKLVHLEKQMDRLSRDEKIYPMVIIHAEKLYSNVNDDLDAAMTPLPPIPKDFEEAEDWYAAGILKLKKQYPAVYNYFKSRWDELFAETTKHFNRERKRALKKLKL
- a CDS encoding Hsp70 family protein, yielding MAKQGQDQSFRPIIGIDLGTTNTAAAYVQKGHPKMMEMADDQYMIPSVVLKESNGKIVVGDEARSALVAMPARTIASIKRNMGEDVDISLGKEMYTPEEISAFILKEIKRVADEQLGEGEKEAVITVPAYFTDQQRQATKKAGELAGFVVERIINEPTAAALAYGAQNLEDDNSVLVYDLGGGTFDVSIVEMMSGILEVKASAGNHQLGGEDFDWLIVDWLAEKVKKEHQVDPREDVRAKARLKEEAERLKIELSSKESVEVSIPVVTVKADMPVGLDTVLTRAQFEEMIKPLLAETKEKMNQVLNDAGMKVDAINDALLVGGSTKTPYVQQLVRDFLGQDPRRAVDPDEAVAQGAAVQAGIKAGSLGSGLIVTDVAPFSMGIAVLDERRGREKPGAFKAIIPRNTTIPVTRTEQFTTSFNFQTTVSIEIYQGEERWVRDNYFLNDFLLEGLPPNVAGAEGVGVTFRYNLNGILEVTAKSITTGKEMTITVEDALDRNSDTAFQDSLAKVESAYGSDEDVDDIFDEEEEGGASSDLSKEAGQYKSQLVEELGNREGDVKKEIEQTIAELETALSKEDSTLLHDAIERAIDLSVDLEL
- a CDS encoding DnaA N-terminal domain-containing protein; the encoded protein is MANTHVWREVLAVLERNLSKPAFQTWLQGTTLEITNHVWTIMAANEFAADWLEDRYGKVISEAIQAVHGEKPTIQFSYDERKEEARVGAVGTNERQVTEGRLQYMEEEMMAMRKQIHRLETELAAIKNS